The following proteins are co-located in the Canis aureus isolate CA01 chromosome X, VMU_Caureus_v.1.0, whole genome shotgun sequence genome:
- the LOC144309205 gene encoding EKC/KEOPS complex subunit LAGE3-like: MQAPGDGEGGAAGGAEGGAGSREGEGGPRPEGAEGEAVRAPPQAEVAPQPAGPLGDVPPEVMFAPSRLLEFKLTVPFRTPLEAEMARRSLAPYVQRPRGLVQKELTVNGSALAIRWTAEDPVFFRISVNAFLDQLSLVMRNIRGFGSPPMRSLGRGKRTDT, from the exons ATGCAGGCCCCAGGGGACGGCGAGGGCGGCGCGGCAGGCGGGGCGGAGGGCGGCGCGGGCAGCCGTGAAGGCGAGGGTGGCCCGCGCCCCGAGGGAGCGGAGGGCGAGGCGGTCAGGGCCCCTCCCCAGGCCGAGGTTGCCCCGCAGCCCGCGGGGCCCCTTGGGGACGTGCCGCCCGAGGTCATGTTCGCCCCGAGCCGATTGCTGGAGTT CAAGCTGACGGTGCCCTTCCGGACACCACTGGAGGCGGAGATGGCGCGCAGGTCCCTCGCACCGTATGTCCAGCGTCCCCGAGGACTAGTTCAGAAGGAGCTGACGGTGAACGGCAGCGCCCTGGCCAT TAGATGGACTGCCGAGGACCCGGTCTTCTTCCGCATTTCCGTGAACGCCTTCCTGGACCAGCTGTCCCTGGTGATGCGAAACATTCGAGGCTTTGGGTCCCCGCCAATGCGAAGCCTGGGCCGGGGAAAGAGAACCGACACCTAa
- the LOC144309037 gene encoding EKC/KEOPS complex subunit LAGE3-like, with amino-acid sequence MQAADAGAEGGDDGADGPGSPGGAGEATAAALGRAPPVTRPRHAPRPGGDAAATAGRTGGPTYVFALCVPFPSAVEAEIACGSLAPDAEPHGGAVEKQLTVRGSVLAVRWRATNPRLLRISIINFLDQLSLVMRTMQRFGPPATR; translated from the exons ATGCAGGCGGCAGACGCAGGCGCGGAAGGCGGGGACGATGGCGCGGACGGCCCCGGCTCTCCCGGCGGGGCGGGCGAGGCGACTGCTGCTGCCCTCGGCAGAGCCCCGCCTGTCACGCGGCCCCGGCACGCCCCTAGGCCCGGCGGAGACGCCGCCGCCACGGCTGGAAGGACGGGCGGCCCCACCTACGTGTT TGCCCTCTGCGTGCCTTTCCCGTCGGCCGTGGAGGCAGAGATCGCCTGCGGGTCCCTGGCCCCCGACGCCGAGCCCCACGGAGGGGCCGTCGAGAAGCAGCTCACCGTGAGGGGCAGCGTCCTGGCGGT CCGCTGGAGAGCTACGAACCCCCGTCTCCTCCGAATCTCCATCATCAATTTTCTGGACCAGCTTTCCCTGGTGATGCGGACCATGCAGCGCTTCGGGCCTCCGGCCACCCGCTGA
- the LOC144308026 gene encoding sodium- and chloride-dependent creatine transporter 1-like — MRRRPAWPQPADHLRRVLEHLEAVGQIVYFTATFPYVVLVVLLVRGVLLPGALDGIIYHLKPDWSKLGSPLAARQRCVASTGWEFPKRRMDRALTPYRLP, encoded by the exons ATGCGCCGCCGCCCCGCCTGGCCCCAGCCCGCTGATCACCTGCGCCGGGTCCTGGAGCATCTGGAGGCGGTCGGACAG ATCGTGTACTTCACCGCTACCTTCCCCTACGTGGTCCTCGTCGTGCTGCTGGTGCGCGGAGTGCTGCTGCCCGGCGCCCTGGATGGCATCATCTACCATCTCAAGCCCGACTGGTCCAAGCTGGGGTCCCCGCTCGCAG CCCGGCAGCGGTGCGTTGCGAGCACGGGGTGGGAGTTTCCGAAGAGAAGGATGGATCGTGCGCTGACGCCGTATCGCCTGCCGTGA